The following coding sequences lie in one Rutidosis leptorrhynchoides isolate AG116_Rl617_1_P2 chromosome 6, CSIRO_AGI_Rlap_v1, whole genome shotgun sequence genomic window:
- the LOC139853044 gene encoding probable serine/threonine-protein kinase PBL21 produces the protein MSCFSCFRGCSKDVKNCDGDLDSNDYTAHGKGRTYKDVRDGKNADSIKGNGNVARSFTFRELAASTQNFRDSNLIGEGGFGSVFKGRLESGKLVAVKKLNLNGLQGNQEFIMEVLMLSLLRHSNLVTLTGYCTDGDQRLLVYEYMPLGSLEDHLFDLGPHQEPLDWRTRLKIAVGAARGLEYLHCKANPPVIYRDLKSSNILLDNDFNPKLSDFGLAKLGPVGDNTHVSTRVMGTYGYCAPDYAMSGKLTIKSDIYSFGVVLLELISGRKAIDMTKKSGEQNLVSWSRPFLKDRKKFVELADPLLQDRFPSRSMHHTVAIIAMCLQEQANFRPLIGDIVVALEYLACQAEIPENPKSSTFVSRPSPSKKDHVKAANDPSTKISTS, from the exons ATGAGTTGTTTTTCTTGCTTTAGAGGTTGCTCTAAAGATGTAAAAAATTGTGATGGTGATTTGGATTCCAATGACTATACAG CTCATGGGAAGGGAAGAACATACAAGGATGTTAGGG ATGGGAAAAATGCAGATTCTATCAAAGGAAACGGTAATGTGGCTCGAAGCTTTACGTTTCGTGAGTTAGCTGCTTCTACACAGAACTTCAGGGATTCTAATTTAATAGGAGAAGGTGGTTTTGGAAGCGTTTTTAAGGGCCGGTTGGAATCAGGGAAG TTGGTGGCTGTAAAAAAGCTGAACCTGAATGGTCTTCAAGGGAACCAAGAATTCATAATGGAGGTTCTTATGTTGAGTCTTCTTCGTCATTCAAACCTTGTCACATTGACTGGTTACTGCACAGATGGAGACCAGAGACTCTTGGTTTACGAGTACATGCCACTCGGTAGCCTAGAAGACCACCTTTTCG ATCTAGGTCCTCATCAGGAGCCATTGGATTGGCGTACAAGACTAAAGATTGCAGTTGGTGCAGCGCGTGGTCTTGAGTATCTTCATTGCAAAGCAAATCCACCAGTAATTTATCGCGATTTAAAATCTTCGAACATATTGCTGGATAATGACTTCAATCCAAAACTTTCAGACTTTGGGCTTGCTAAATTGGGTCCTGTTGGTGATAACACACATGTGTCAACTCGAGTCATGGGTACCTACGGTTACTGTGCACCTGATTATGCCATGAGCGGTAAACTTACCATTAAGTCTGATATCTATAGCTTTGGTGTTGTACTGCTGGAGCTTATTAGCGGGCGTAAAGCAATCGACATGACTAAAAAATCTGGAGAACAGAATTTAGTTTCATGG TCCCGTCCATTCTTGAAAGATCGGAAGAAGTTTGTTGAGTTAGCTGATCCTTTGCTACAAGATCGTTTCCCCTCGCGTTCTATGCACCATACTGTCGCTATAATCGCAATGTGTCTTCAAGAACAAGCAAATTTTCGGCCTTTAATTGGTGATATAGTTGTTGCTTTAGAGTATTTAGCCTGTCAAGCTGAGATCCCTGAAAACCCAAAGAGCTCGACTTTTGTCTCTCGCCCATCACCCTCTAAAAAAGACCACGTGAAAGCGGCTAATGACCCGAGTACGAAGATATCAACTTCATGA